One window of the Manihot esculenta cultivar AM560-2 chromosome 14, M.esculenta_v8, whole genome shotgun sequence genome contains the following:
- the LOC110630944 gene encoding vacuolar protein sorting-associated protein 29 gives MVLVLALGDLHIPHRAADLPAKFKSMLVPGKIQHIICTGNLCIKEVHDYLKTLCPDLHITRGEYDEEMRYPETKTLTIGQFKLGVCHGHQVIPWGDLDSLAMLQRQLDVDILVTGHTHQFTAYKHEGGVVINPGSATGAYSSITYDVNPSFVLMDIDGSRVVVYVYELIDGEVKVDKIDFKKATTTTHPAH, from the exons ATGGTGTTGGTGTTAGCTTTGGGGGATTTACACATACCACACAGAGCAGCCGATCTGCCTGCCAAGTTTAAGTCAATGCTTGTTCCTGGCAAGATCCAACACATTATTTGCACAGGCAATCTTTGTATCAAA GAAGTTCATGACTATTTGAAGACTCTTTGTCCTGACTTGCATATTACTCGAGGTGAATATGATGAAGAAATGCGATATCCAGAGACCAAAACGCTTACTATTGGTCAATTCAAGTTGGGCGTTTGCCATGGACATCAG gttatTCCATGGGGGGACTTAGACTCACTAGCAATGCTCCAGAGACAACTGGATGTAGACATACTCGTGACCGGTCATACACATCAATTCACAGCTTACAAACATGAAGGAGGAGTTGTTATAAACCCAGGGTCTGCCACAGGTGCCTACAGCAGCATTACTTATGATGTAAATCCTAGCTTTGTGCTCATGGACATTGATGGCTCACGGGTCGTGGTGTATGTGTATGAACTCATTGATGGAGAGGTTAAAGTTGACAAGATTGATTTTAAGAAGGCAACTACCACTACTCACCCTG
- the LOC110630840 gene encoding F-box/kelch-repeat protein At1g74510 has translation MLEGSYLVSRELPASSEQESQWIYKTFHAVKRSSKRRSEDGEDVPSRKAARPLGVLERQGRGPHVLPILNANEPDDQHQTAGMGGLSAVLTDRPDIQQQAVVLKGLFDVQIDQPDNQHPMAGLYVRAVAQKDQPDNQDQVEDKSDTSSLINQLGRELSISCLLHCSRSDYGTIASLNKSFQSIVQSGLLYKLRRKMGIVEHWVYFSCNLLEWEAFDPFHCRWMHLPRMNANECFMCSDKESLAVGTELLVFGKEIESHVIYRYSILTNKWTSGMKMNMPRCLFGSASLGEIAILAGGCDPAGNVLSSAELYNSETGTWINIPSMNKARKMCSGVFMDGKFYVLGGIGTGNTTMLTCGEVYDLEAKTWRVIPDMFPARNGGTGGNEIPAAAEAPPLVAVANNELYAADYALKEVRKYDKEKNVWITLGGLPERAVSMNGWGLAFRACGDRLIVIGGPRALGGGMIELNSWIPSEGPPQWDLLAKKSSGSFVYNCAVMGC, from the coding sequence ATGTTGGAGGGATCTTATCTAGTCTCAAGGGAATTACCAGCCTCAAGCGAGCAAGAAAGCCAGTGGATTTACAAGACTTTTCATGCTGTTAAGCGCTCTAGCAAACGCAGGTCAGAAGATGGAGAAGATGTTCCATCAAGAAAGGCAGCTAGGCCATTAGGCGTCCTGGAGAGACAGGGAAGGGGCCCTCATGTTCTTCCCATCTTGAATGCTAATGAACCAGATGATCAGCATCAAACAGCTGGTATGGGTGGTCTTTCTGCTGTGCTAACTGATCGACCAGATATTCAGCAACAAGCAGTGGTTCTGAAAGGTCTTTTTGATGTTCAAATTGATCAGCCAGATAACCAGCATCCAATGGCAGGTCTGTATGTTCGTGCAGTTGCACAGAAAGATCAACCAGATAATCAGGATCAGGTGGAGGATAAATCGGATACAAGTTCACTTATTAATCAACTTGGTCGAGAACTGTCAATAAGCTGTCTCCTCCACTGCTCGAGGTCCGACTATGGCACCATTGCTTCATTGAATAAAAGCTTTCAGTCCATAGTTCAGAGTGGTCTGCTGTATAAGCTGAGGCGGAAAATGGGTATCGTTGAGCACTGGGTGTACTTCTCCTGCAACCTCCTTGAatgggaggcctttgatccttTTCACTGCCGATGGATGCATTTGCCAAGAATGAATGCAAATGAATGCTTTATGTGTTCAGATAAGGAATCTTTGGCCGTTGGTACGGAACTGCTTGTTTTTGGGAAGGAAATCGAATCTCATGTTATTTATAGATACAGCATTTTAACGAACAAGTGGACATCCGGCATGAAAATGAACATGCCCCGGTGCTTGTTCGGGTCCGCGAGTCTTGGGGAAATTGCCATTCTGGCTGGTGGCTGTGATCCAGCTGGTAATGTCTTAAGCTCGGCAGAGCTTTATAATTCAGAAACAGGCACGTGGATTAACATTCCAAGCATGAATAAAGCCAGGAAAATGTGTTCTGGAGTATTTATGGATGGCAAGTTTTATGTTCTTGGGGGGATTGGAACAGGTAATACAACGATGCTTACGTGTGGAGAGGTATATGATTTGGAAGCAAAAACGTGGCGTGTAATACCTGATATGTTCCCTGCACGAAATGGAGGAACAGGAGGGAATGAAATACCTGCTGCAGCTGAGGCACCTCCTTTAGTTGCAGTCGCAAACAATGAGCTTTATGCAGCTGATTATGCACTGAAGGAGGTGAGGAAATATGACAAAGAAAAGAATGTTTGGATCACATTGGGGGGACTGCCTGAACGAGCCGTTTCAATGAATGGTTGGGGGCTTGCATTCAGGGCATGTGGAGATCGGCTCATCGTTATAGGTGGACCCAGGGCTTTAGGTGGGGGAATGATTGAGCTTAACTCTTGGATTCCGAGTGAAGGTCCCCCACAATGGGATCTGCTTGCAAAGAAATCCTCAGGCAGCTTTGTGTACAATTGTGCTGTGATGGGATGCTGA
- the LOC110600256 gene encoding probable serine/threonine-protein kinase PBL3, protein MGNCCAVVLTNNRENSFTYQQKTSGIAGVSDRNMYLSALSSPKLLANFEEEVIRTPPPPRSEGDILSSPHLKAFTLNDLKNATRSFRPDNLIGEGGFGDVYKGWIDEQTLGAASSGQGMVVAVKKLKPEGFQGHQEWLSEVNYLGQLHHPNLVKLIGYCLDGENRLLVYEYMPKGSLENHLFRRGAQPLSWALRIKVAIGAARGLSFLHDSEQQVIYRDFKASNILLDSEFNAKLSDFGLAKAGPTGDRSHVSTRVLGTQGYAAPEYIATGRLTARCDVYSFGVVLLELLTGRRALDKTKVGLEQNLVDWTKPYLGDRRKLFRIMDTELEGQYPQREAFMVALLAFHCISEAKLRPPMSEVLATLEELPVITKQGTSPSRFLSQQQNPTARSPLRDNEPSPTHMNSPHLKFLSGC, encoded by the exons ATGGGGAACTGTTGTGCTGTTGTGCTTACTAACAATAGGGAGAATTCCTTCACATATCAGCAGAAAACTTCAG GAATTGCAGGTGTTTCCGACAGAAATATGTATCTTTCTGCTCTTTCAAGTCCAAAACTTCTGGCTAATTTTGAAGAGGAAGTAATTAGAACTCCCCCTCCTCCAAGATCTGAAGGGGACATATTATCGTCTCCACATTTGAAAGCCTTCACACTCAATGATCTTAAGAATGCAACGAGAAGTTTTCGTCCTGATAATCTCATTGGCGAAGGAGGCTTTGGTGATGTTTACAAGGGATGGATCGATGAGCAAACCCTTGGTGCTGCAAGCTCTGGTCAAGGGATGGTTGTTGCTGTCAAGAAACTTAAACCAGAAGGCTTTCAGGGGCATCAGGAGTGGCTG TCTGAGGTTAATTATCTTGGTCAGCTTCATCATCCCAATCTGGTAAAGCTTATTGGGTACTGCCTGGACGGTGAAAATCGGCTTTTGGTTTATGAGTACATGCCCAAAGGCAGCCTTGAGAATCATCTGTTTAGAA GAGGTGCCCAACCACTGTCCTGGGCATTAAGGATCAAAGTTGCCATAGGTGCTGCTCGAGGGCTCTCCTTCCTGCATGACTCTGAGCAACAAGTTATATATCGTGATTTTAAGGCATCCAATATCCTCTTAGATTCG GAATTCAATGCAAAACTTTCAGATTTTGGCTTGGCAAAAGCAGGCCCAACTGGTGATCGTTCTCATGTTTCCACTCGAGTCCTGGGTACGCAAGGCTATGCTGCCCCTGAATACATCGCTACAG GCAGACTAACTGCTAGGTGTGATGTCTATAGCTTTGGGGTTGTGTTGCTGGAGTTGCTGACAGGACGCCGTGCTCTTGACAAAACAAAAGTGGGGCTGGAACAGAACCTGGTGGATTGGACAAAACCCTATTTGGGTGATAGGCGGAAGTTGTTCAGGATTATGGATACAGAGTTGGAGGGGCAGTACCCGCAGAGGGAAGCTTTCATGGTTGCACTTCTTGCTTTCCATTGTATCAGTGAGGCTAAACTCCGGCCACCAATGTCTGAGGTTTTAGCTACTTTAGAAGAGCTCCCAGTTATTACCAAACAGGGAACCAGCCCCTCCCGCTTCTTGTCACAGCAACAAAATCCTACCGCCAGGTCTCCATTAAGAGATAATGAACCTTCACCTACACATATGAACTCCCCTCATCTGAAATTCCTCAGTGGATGTTGA
- the LOC110600428 gene encoding transcription factor ILI6 isoform X1 — MSSRRARSRPSGSSRITDDQILDLVTKLQQLLPEIGNRLSDKNQNRNPRTKKWKSKLYRKLEVSAAKVLQETCNYIRSLHREVDDLSERLSELLATTDTAQAAIIRNLLMQ, encoded by the exons ATGTCCAGCCGAAGGGCGAGATCAAGACCATCAGGGAGTTCAAGAATCACAGACGATCAGATCCTTGATCTAGTTACTAAGTTGCAACAGCTTCTTCCTGAGATTGGGAATAGGCTTTCGGACAAG AACCAAAACAGGAATCCCAGGACTAAGAAATGGAAAAGTAAGCTATACAGAAAGCTGGAG GTTTCAGCTGCGAAGGTGTTGCAAGAGACGTGCAACTATATCAGAAGCTTGCACAGAGAGGTTGATGATCTTAGCGAGCGGCTCTCTGAGTTATTGGCCACTACAGACACTGCCCAGGCTGCCATAATTAGGAATTTACTTATGCAATAG
- the LOC110600428 gene encoding transcription factor ILI6 isoform X2, with the protein MSSRRARSRPSGSSRITDDQILDLVTKLQQLLPEIGNRLSDKVSAAKVLQETCNYIRSLHREVDDLSERLSELLATTDTAQAAIIRNLLMQ; encoded by the exons ATGTCCAGCCGAAGGGCGAGATCAAGACCATCAGGGAGTTCAAGAATCACAGACGATCAGATCCTTGATCTAGTTACTAAGTTGCAACAGCTTCTTCCTGAGATTGGGAATAGGCTTTCGGACAAG GTTTCAGCTGCGAAGGTGTTGCAAGAGACGTGCAACTATATCAGAAGCTTGCACAGAGAGGTTGATGATCTTAGCGAGCGGCTCTCTGAGTTATTGGCCACTACAGACACTGCCCAGGCTGCCATAATTAGGAATTTACTTATGCAATAG